The region GGCCGTGGCTCTGAACACTCTGGCTCGTTCTATGGGTTTTGACTGCATCGTCTGCGCTCCTGCAGATCTGCATGCAGGCTTCGATATGATGAACCAGCCTGTCGATGGCTTTGCCATTGAAGGTCGCTTTCGGGCCGATGCCTTTGCCATCATCTCCACCCAGGGAAATGGCGATGCCCTCGCCCTCAAGGAGGCGCTTGCGTATCCCTGGCAGCACATCGCCTTCGTCGGGAGCAGCAAGAAGATGGCAGCTCTTCGAGACAAGCTGAGCGCCGACGGAGTTGCCGCATCCGCACTGGATCAGGTCAGAGCCCCGGCCGGTCTCGACCTTGGCGCCATCACACCAGAGGAAATCGCCCTGTCGATCCTCGCCGAGATCACCAGGGTACGCCGCCGGGGCATCAAACATGGCGGAGAAGTACAATGATCTTCCGTCTGTTTCTTACACTCTTCAGCAAACCAGGGGGCGAGGCACCACTCCCTGCCGTCAGCCCGGGCGGA is a window of Coralliovum pocilloporae DNA encoding:
- a CDS encoding XdhC family protein, coding for MSAPIDILDHISDLKAAGETFAVATVIRTVSVTAAKAGAKAVIRADGHISGGWIGGGCAKGAVVKAAKEILKSGTPRVIALQPEDLLKEQGVVTGEEQDGIHYARNMCPSQGSMDIFIEPVLPRPALFIYGASPVAVALNTLARSMGFDCIVCAPADLHAGFDMMNQPVDGFAIEGRFRADAFAIISTQGNGDALALKEALAYPWQHIAFVGSSKKMAALRDKLSADGVAASALDQVRAPAGLDLGAITPEEIALSILAEITRVRRRGIKHGGEVQ